A stretch of Metabacillus sp. FJAT-52054 DNA encodes these proteins:
- a CDS encoding LCP family protein encodes MAEYRRVVRKKKKKKSVFKRMMFFLLLLLLIVGGYFAFMFVSAWQAADRSYESLERGDKSALREQAVELAKDPVSILIMGVEDYSTGGEGGRSDTLIVMTLNPKEKSMKMLSIPRDTLVDVEGHGETKITHAYSYGGKELTVQTVEDFLDIPIDYYATVNFKAFKKVIDELGGVEVNVPFDFYEKSDVTNKRIYFKEGKQTLDGEEALAYARMRKRDPRGDFGRNDRQKEIITAIIKKATTPQNILKVDDIANQISENVETNLRISEAMGFQQSYSGFKTDKIDQLKIEGEDLNLNSGYYYKPIEEKLDLVKEELQAHLEHKKVSIREGQNENPLAEEDLNSGN; translated from the coding sequence ATGGCAGAATACAGACGCGTAGTCAGAAAGAAGAAAAAGAAAAAATCGGTTTTTAAGCGAATGATGTTTTTTTTATTGCTCCTGCTGTTAATCGTCGGCGGATACTTCGCCTTCATGTTCGTATCAGCATGGCAGGCAGCGGACAGATCTTATGAAAGCCTTGAACGGGGAGATAAATCCGCATTAAGGGAACAAGCGGTTGAACTTGCTAAAGATCCTGTTTCCATTCTAATAATGGGTGTAGAAGATTACTCAACCGGCGGTGAAGGCGGACGAAGCGATACACTGATTGTCATGACGCTGAATCCTAAGGAAAAATCGATGAAAATGCTGAGTATTCCCCGTGATACACTCGTTGATGTAGAAGGTCACGGCGAAACGAAAATTACTCATGCTTATTCATATGGAGGAAAAGAGTTAACGGTCCAGACGGTTGAAGATTTCCTCGATATTCCAATTGACTATTATGCAACGGTAAACTTTAAAGCCTTTAAAAAGGTCATTGATGAACTTGGCGGCGTAGAAGTTAACGTTCCATTTGATTTTTACGAAAAAAGTGACGTAACAAACAAGCGCATCTACTTTAAAGAGGGGAAGCAAACTCTTGATGGAGAAGAAGCCCTTGCCTATGCAAGAATGAGAAAACGCGATCCGCGCGGAGACTTTGGACGGAATGACAGACAAAAAGAAATCATTACCGCCATCATTAAGAAAGCAACCACTCCTCAAAATATTTTGAAGGTGGATGACATCGCGAATCAGATTTCAGAAAATGTTGAGACAAATCTTCGCATTTCAGAAGCGATGGGCTTCCAGCAATCCTACAGCGGATTTAAAACCGATAAGATTGATCAGCTGAAAATTGAAGGCGAAGATTTAAACTTAAACAGCGGCTATTACTATAAGCCAATTGAAGAAAAACTGGATCTCGTTAAAGAAGAACTCCAGGCGCATTTGGAACACAAAAAGGTGAGCATCCGTGAGGGGCAAAACGAAAATCCTCTTGCTGAAGAAGATTTGAATAGCGGAAACTAA
- a CDS encoding YigZ family protein has protein sequence MLSIYYTAKGSGEHEITIQKSRFICHIKRVETEEDAQAFIQEIKKKHHHANHNCSAYLIGERDEIQKANDDGEPSGTAGVPMLEVLKKRGLKDTAAVVTRYFGGIKLGAGGLIRAYGQAVSEGLNHTGIVERKLMKIMHTKIDYTWLGKLENELRSSEYLIKEIHYLNDVEIETFVASDQTDTFTKWMTELTNGQSEITQGDVTYLEEEVS, from the coding sequence ATGCTTTCTATTTATTATACAGCAAAAGGCAGCGGAGAGCATGAGATAACCATCCAAAAATCCCGATTTATCTGCCATATTAAGCGTGTTGAGACAGAAGAAGACGCTCAGGCGTTTATTCAGGAAATCAAGAAAAAGCATCACCATGCCAATCATAATTGTTCGGCCTATTTAATAGGAGAAAGAGATGAAATCCAAAAGGCGAACGATGATGGAGAGCCAAGCGGAACAGCTGGAGTTCCGATGCTTGAAGTACTGAAGAAACGCGGTCTTAAAGATACAGCTGCTGTTGTGACCAGATATTTTGGCGGCATCAAGCTTGGTGCAGGCGGCTTGATTCGTGCATATGGCCAGGCAGTTTCAGAAGGATTAAACCATACAGGTATAGTAGAGCGTAAATTAATGAAAATTATGCATACTAAAATTGACTATACATGGCTTGGGAAGCTTGAAAACGAGCTTCGGTCCTCAGAATACCTCATTAAAGAAATACATTATTTGAACGATGTAGAAATAGAAACTTTTGTTGCTTCAGATCAAACGGATACCTTCACCAAGTGGATGACAGAATTGACAAACGGCCAAAGCGAAATCACGCAAGGAGATGTCACGTATTTGGAAGAAGAGGTTAGTTAG
- a CDS encoding sensor histidine kinase, producing the protein MNTKKLDSVVLDEILNKMISTVDGSKGEIFAIGEQSRTQYESLVEELTLIKTQVNDVIDAGDKLEIQARHARKRLSEVSKNFNRFTENEIREAYERAHALQVELTTMQHREKQLRDRRDELERRLLGLQEIIERSEALVTQIGVVLNYLSQDLRQVGMLLEDAQAKQDFGLRIIEAQEEERKRVSREIHDGPAQMLANVMMRSELLERIFRDRGTEEGFKEIRNLRQNVRNALYEVRRIIYDLRPMALDDLGLIPTLRKYLHTIEEYNGKTKMLFQSFGEAEERRLPPRFEVALFRLAQEAVTNALKHAQAKEISVKVEVTKEYVNLLIKDDGSGFDFSELKEKKNKSFGLVGMKERVELLDGRMDIESKIGGGTTIMIKVPSIF; encoded by the coding sequence GTGAATACCAAAAAGCTGGACAGCGTAGTCCTGGATGAAATTCTAAATAAGATGATCTCCACAGTGGACGGAAGCAAAGGGGAAATCTTTGCAATCGGCGAGCAGTCGCGTACTCAATATGAGTCGCTTGTTGAAGAGCTGACCCTTATTAAAACACAGGTAAATGATGTGATTGATGCGGGGGACAAGCTTGAGATCCAGGCAAGACACGCAAGAAAAAGGCTGTCAGAAGTAAGCAAAAATTTCAATCGGTTTACAGAAAATGAAATTCGGGAAGCGTATGAGAGAGCTCATGCCCTGCAGGTTGAACTGACGACGATGCAGCACCGTGAAAAACAGCTTCGCGACCGTCGTGACGAGCTGGAGAGAAGATTGCTCGGACTGCAGGAGATCATCGAACGGTCTGAAGCGCTTGTCACTCAAATTGGGGTTGTCCTTAATTACTTAAGCCAGGATCTGCGCCAGGTAGGGATGCTGCTTGAGGATGCCCAGGCGAAACAGGATTTCGGGCTGCGGATCATCGAAGCACAAGAGGAAGAACGCAAACGGGTATCGCGTGAAATCCATGATGGGCCTGCGCAAATGCTCGCAAATGTCATGATGCGCTCTGAATTGCTTGAACGCATATTCAGGGATCGGGGTACCGAAGAAGGATTCAAGGAAATCCGCAATCTTCGTCAAAATGTCCGCAATGCTCTCTATGAGGTAAGAAGAATTATTTACGACCTAAGACCTATGGCGCTGGATGATCTTGGGTTAATTCCAACGTTAAGAAAATACTTACATACGATTGAAGAATACAACGGAAAAACAAAAATGCTTTTTCAAAGCTTTGGCGAAGCGGAGGAGAGAAGACTTCCGCCGCGATTTGAAGTGGCGCTTTTCCGGCTGGCGCAGGAAGCCGTCACCAATGCTTTAAAGCATGCCCAGGCCAAAGAAATCTCGGTTAAAGTCGAGGTTACCAAGGAATACGTTAACCTGCTGATCAAGGATGACGGAAGCGGCTTTGACTTCAGTGAGCTGAAGGAGAAAAAGAATAAATCTTTCGGCCTTGTCGGAATGAAGGAACGGGTCGAACTGCTTGACGGCAGGATGGACATTGAGTCGAAAATTGGTGGAGGAACGACCATTATGATTAAAGTTCCTTCCATATTTTAG
- a CDS encoding DegV family protein, translated as MKTAILTDSTAYIPKELLNELDIHLIPLSVIFGSETYQEELELTAEAFYTEVKSRNQLPTTSQPPVGKFLDLFEEFSKQYDAVICIHLSSGISGTYNGSITAGSMTDKIRVFSFDSEISCMVQGFYVIEAAEMARDGKDPEEIMKRLEEMKKSVRAYFMVDDLSNLQRGGRLNGAQALIGSLLQVKPLLHFENKVIVPYEKIRTRKRAVNRIYELFEEDAKLGLPMRAAVIHANRPDEAQTMKAELEAKYPHVKFYLSYFGAVIGTHLGEGALGLGWYME; from the coding sequence ATGAAAACGGCAATTTTAACCGATAGTACAGCTTACATACCTAAGGAGCTGCTGAACGAGCTGGATATTCATCTTATTCCGCTCAGCGTTATTTTTGGCAGCGAGACATATCAGGAGGAGCTGGAACTGACTGCAGAGGCTTTTTACACAGAGGTAAAATCCCGCAACCAGCTTCCGACCACTTCTCAGCCTCCAGTCGGGAAATTCCTCGACCTTTTCGAAGAGTTTTCCAAGCAATACGACGCGGTCATTTGTATTCACTTATCCTCCGGAATCAGCGGAACCTACAACGGCTCCATTACAGCTGGAAGCATGACGGACAAAATCCGTGTTTTTTCTTTCGACTCTGAAATCAGCTGCATGGTTCAGGGATTCTATGTCATTGAAGCCGCAGAAATGGCGCGTGATGGCAAAGATCCGGAAGAGATCATGAAGCGGCTTGAAGAAATGAAAAAAAGCGTCCGTGCCTACTTCATGGTGGACGACCTTTCCAACCTTCAGCGCGGCGGCCGCTTAAATGGCGCCCAGGCATTGATTGGAAGTCTTCTGCAGGTTAAACCGCTGCTTCACTTTGAAAATAAAGTGATTGTACCGTACGAAAAAATCCGTACCCGGAAAAGAGCGGTCAACCGGATCTATGAGCTTTTTGAAGAGGACGCAAAGCTTGGTCTTCCGATGAGAGCGGCAGTAATTCACGCCAATCGCCCGGACGAAGCACAGACCATGAAGGCAGAGCTTGAAGCGAAATACCCGCACGTCAAGTTTTACCTCAGCTACTTTGGTGCTGTAATCGGAACCCATTTAGGGGAAGGTGCACTTGGGCTGGGATGGTATATGGAATAG
- a CDS encoding response regulator transcription factor, translating into MKTRIVIIDDHQLFREGVKRILDFEPSFEVVAEGDDGDEAMRIVDEHKPDVVIMDINMPNVNGVEATKQLVEANQETKVIILSIHDDENYVTRALKTGARGYLLKEMDADTLIEAVKVVADGGSYLHPKVTHNLVNEFRRLATTGAGGSGQQLQPEIRRPLHILTRRECEVLQMLADGKSNRGIGEALFISEKTVKNHVSNILQKMNVNDRTQAVVVAIKNGWVEVR; encoded by the coding sequence ATGAAAACTAGAATTGTAATTATTGATGATCATCAGTTATTCAGAGAAGGCGTTAAACGAATTCTTGATTTCGAACCAAGCTTTGAAGTAGTAGCAGAAGGTGACGACGGCGACGAGGCAATGCGTATCGTAGACGAGCATAAGCCGGACGTTGTCATTATGGATATAAATATGCCGAACGTAAACGGAGTGGAAGCGACTAAGCAGCTCGTTGAAGCCAACCAGGAAACGAAGGTAATCATTCTATCCATCCATGATGATGAAAACTACGTAACCCGTGCGCTTAAAACTGGTGCCCGCGGCTACCTTCTAAAAGAAATGGATGCGGATACGCTGATCGAAGCAGTCAAAGTCGTTGCTGACGGCGGATCTTACCTGCATCCAAAAGTAACGCACAATCTTGTAAACGAATTCCGCAGACTGGCTACTACAGGTGCAGGCGGCAGCGGACAGCAGCTACAGCCTGAAATCCGCAGACCGCTCCATATCCTGACTCGACGCGAGTGCGAGGTTCTTCAAATGCTTGCTGACGGTAAAAGCAACCGCGGAATTGGTGAAGCTCTGTTCATTAGTGAAAAAACCGTTAAGAACCACGTATCCAATATCCTTCAAAAAATGAACGTAAACGACCGTACACAAGCGGTAGTTGTAGCGATCAAAAACGGCTGGGTAGAAGTACGCTAA
- a CDS encoding RNA-binding domain-containing protein translates to MRSKLEIRDIILKLDHQMADDFEAQDLDFKQWNERSREDNIKTMISYAVCMANGGGGSVVFGVADKVIGLDNAIKGIPEDIDVSLLQKRIYEKTDPHLTPFFDEVFIENSRILIMNIFPGMPPYTTTDGAGTIRQGKDCLPFTGTLRRQMMDSSGQADFTSEIIYEDWHNLFSHSAMERIREFMSRERADHNLLSLSDEDLLTSIGALKEGFFTKGALLLTGKPESIERIIPQHKWSFRKMLSDTDYSHRDDGFHAIPVALYELERYISVDNPMVTIESGLVHPEFSTYPTIALRESLLNAFGHRDYRMTGTILLKQYKDKLVLTNPGQFIGGITPNNILHHPPVARNNHLMDLLDRLKLVNRSNLGVSRIFRSLLIEGKEPPIYREIGGHIELFFISSPLNNSFKNLVKQMVDDGNHIDVDHLLILQYLIRHEQINTIIAAEVAQRSMEQARELLSKMYNEFNLVEPVGRGKGRYYTLSRHSYDLLKENMKYERQQSLDKEAVKIRILSILKERPLSNKEIRQLTGMNSKQVQRLITELRPDGVELRGKGPGTRYLYNPEK, encoded by the coding sequence ATGAGGAGTAAGTTAGAGATCAGGGATATTATTTTAAAGCTCGATCATCAAATGGCAGATGATTTTGAGGCTCAAGATTTAGATTTTAAGCAATGGAATGAGAGAAGCAGAGAAGATAACATCAAAACAATGATTAGCTATGCAGTATGCATGGCGAATGGCGGAGGGGGAAGTGTAGTATTTGGGGTTGCGGACAAAGTGATTGGTTTAGACAATGCAATCAAAGGCATTCCCGAAGATATTGATGTTTCTTTATTGCAAAAGAGAATTTATGAAAAAACAGATCCTCATCTAACCCCATTCTTTGATGAAGTATTTATCGAAAACAGCAGAATTCTCATCATGAATATCTTCCCGGGAATGCCGCCATATACAACAACAGATGGTGCAGGTACAATTCGCCAAGGGAAAGACTGCCTTCCGTTCACAGGAACGTTAAGAAGACAGATGATGGATTCCTCCGGTCAGGCAGACTTTACTTCAGAAATCATTTATGAGGATTGGCATAACCTTTTTTCTCACTCAGCAATGGAACGTATTAGAGAGTTTATGTCACGTGAGAGAGCGGATCACAATTTGTTATCTCTTTCAGATGAAGATCTCTTAACCTCCATTGGTGCTCTAAAAGAGGGGTTTTTTACAAAAGGAGCCCTGCTGTTAACTGGTAAGCCAGAATCTATTGAGAGGATCATTCCCCAGCATAAATGGTCATTTAGAAAGATGCTGAGCGACACAGATTATTCACACAGGGATGATGGATTTCACGCTATTCCTGTTGCTCTTTATGAATTGGAACGATATATTTCCGTAGATAATCCAATGGTTACAATTGAATCAGGACTTGTTCACCCTGAATTTAGCACTTACCCGACGATCGCACTAAGGGAATCGTTATTAAATGCCTTTGGTCATCGCGACTACAGAATGACTGGGACAATCTTGTTAAAGCAATACAAGGATAAATTGGTGCTGACTAATCCTGGACAATTTATTGGAGGCATTACCCCGAACAATATCCTGCATCATCCTCCTGTAGCGAGAAATAACCATTTAATGGATCTTTTGGATCGATTAAAGTTAGTTAACCGGTCTAATTTAGGTGTCTCCAGAATTTTTAGATCTTTGCTCATAGAAGGTAAAGAACCTCCAATATATAGAGAGATTGGAGGTCATATAGAGCTTTTTTTTATCTCCTCACCCTTAAATAACAGCTTTAAAAATTTGGTGAAACAAATGGTTGACGATGGGAACCATATAGACGTGGATCATTTATTGATTTTGCAATATTTGATTAGACATGAACAAATTAATACAATCATAGCTGCTGAAGTTGCCCAGCGAAGTATGGAGCAAGCAAGAGAATTACTAAGTAAAATGTATAACGAGTTTAATTTGGTTGAGCCAGTAGGTAGAGGAAAAGGCAGGTACTATACATTATCCCGGCATTCATATGATTTGTTAAAAGAAAATATGAAATACGAAAGACAGCAAAGTTTAGATAAGGAAGCAGTAAAAATCAGAATACTTTCTATCTTAAAAGAGCGTCCTCTTTCTAATAAAGAAATAAGACAGCTTACAGGTATGAATAGCAAGCAAGTTCAGCGTTTAATTACGGAGTTAAGGCCTGATGGAGTAGAGTTAAGAGGAAAAGGTCCTGGAACAAGGTATTTATATAATCCAGAGAAATAA